The following are encoded together in the Panicum virgatum strain AP13 chromosome 6K, P.virgatum_v5, whole genome shotgun sequence genome:
- the LOC120712623 gene encoding uncharacterized protein LOC120712623 isoform X2, protein MEAPGHSWLPTGGPLKKRKTNVAPPCESSIVPVGPKIMHFPPRSGSGSNQPEPLSMEYPALPACETTPPPAISKPTTKKAAKGKAKEPKGKAQTAKGKAKAAGKKKKKKVSVPHDSPAMGTRSKTTP, encoded by the exons ATGGAGGCTCCAGGACACTCTTGGCTTCCTACAGG GGGTCCGCTAAAGAAAAGGAAGACAAATGTTGCACCACCTTGTGAGAGCAGCATTGTACCTGTTGGTCCTAAAATAATGCATTTTCCTCCTAG GTCTGGAAGTGGTTCAAACCAACCTGAGCCACTTTCCATGGAGTACCCTGCGCTACCTGCATGTGAGACCACACCACCTCCTGCCATCTCCAAGCCTACGACAAAGAAGGCAGCTAAAGGGAAGGCGAAAGAACCTAAAGGGAAGGCGCAGACAGCTAAAGGGAAGGCAAAGGCAGcagggaaaaagaagaagaagaaagtttCAGTGCCACATGATAGTCCGGCAATGGGTACTAGAAGCAAGACCACACCCTAG
- the LOC120712623 gene encoding uncharacterized protein LOC120712623 isoform X1: MEAPGHSWLPTGGPLKKRKTNVAPPCESSIVPVGPKIMHFPPSWSASVTLGSGNSVRSGSGSNQPEPLSMEYPALPACETTPPPAISKPTTKKAAKGKAKEPKGKAQTAKGKAKAAGKKKKKKVSVPHDSPAMGTRSKTTP, translated from the exons ATGGAGGCTCCAGGACACTCTTGGCTTCCTACAGG GGGTCCGCTAAAGAAAAGGAAGACAAATGTTGCACCACCTTGTGAGAGCAGCATTGTACCTGTTGGTCCTAAAATAATGCATTTTCCTCCTAG CTGGAGTGCCTCGGTTACCTTAGGATCTGGAAACTCAGTCAG GTCTGGAAGTGGTTCAAACCAACCTGAGCCACTTTCCATGGAGTACCCTGCGCTACCTGCATGTGAGACCACACCACCTCCTGCCATCTCCAAGCCTACGACAAAGAAGGCAGCTAAAGGGAAGGCGAAAGAACCTAAAGGGAAGGCGCAGACAGCTAAAGGGAAGGCAAAGGCAGcagggaaaaagaagaagaagaaagtttCAGTGCCACATGATAGTCCGGCAATGGGTACTAGAAGCAAGACCACACCCTAG